A genomic segment from Daphnia pulex isolate KAP4 chromosome 5, ASM2113471v1 encodes:
- the LOC124193510 gene encoding transcription termination factor 3, mitochondrial-like: protein MLRQCLRLKNIQFLLKSTANRNGADFVEHRILVSNVRRNHSVVPINKSGSDVLDDSTELIPFQEKNNPLLEDPNFDGVVPIVAPSFNLASLVNKSELLQTFVKLGVSIHDWEKKGNIHSWIVKLDFKKDVQPIIQFLVDQGVSPESLGTIFTKSPLLLKTSIEELEIRTKYLQSKKFTSEMIVRIFSRNPFWLLFSTQRIDTRLGFVQQTFDLTGNELRALASREPRLITSNIQQIKLMNFGFKEEMGFEHQQIKQMLLTKPKLWLMNKPMLLDRFDYLHNVVKMDHETMLQFPGVLTSRSFRVKQRHGFLCYLNRAQYDPKLPNYVSPLKLISDSDSNFAVHVAKASVQEFNDFCKTV, encoded by the exons atgttacgGCAGTGTCTCCGATTGAAGAACATTCAGTTTTTACTAAAAAGTACTGCTAATAGAAATGGGGCAGATTTTGTTGAGCATAGGATTCTAGTTTCTAATGTAAGAAGAAATCATTCTGTTGTTCCTATAAACAAATCAGGGAGTGATGTCTTAGATGACAGCACAGAATTAATCccatttcaagaaaagaataatcCATTATTGGAAGATCCTAATTTTGATGGAGTTGTACCTATTGTGGCCCCCAGTTTCAACTTAGCGTCTTTAGTAAACAAGTCAGAACTTCTTCAGACGTTTGTTAAACTTGGCGTATCTATTCatgattgggaaaaaaagggaaacatacACTCTTGGATAGTGAAGCTCGATTTCAAGAAAGATGTGCAACCCATCATCCAATTTCTGGTAGATCAAGGTGTTTCACCAGAATCTCTAGGAACTATTTTCACTAAAAGTCCATTGCTTTTAAAGACAAGTATTGAAGAGCTTGAAATTAGAACTAAATATTTacaatcaaaaaagtttaCTTCAGAAATGATTGTTAGAATCTTTTCCAGAAATCCATTCTGGCTACTATTCAG CACTCAACGAATAGATACTAGACTTGGATTTGTACAACAGACATTCGATTTAACCGGTAATGAACTGAGAGCTTTGGCGTCAAGAGAGCCTCGGCTTATCACAAGTAACATTCAACAAATTAAG TTGATGAATTTTGggttcaaagaagaaatgggaTTTGAGCATCagcaaattaaacaaatgctTCTGACAAAGCCAAAATTGTGGTTGATGA aCAAACCAATGCTGTTGGACAGGTTTGACTATCTTCACAATGTAGTTAAGATGGATCATGAAACCATGCTACAATTCCCTGGAGTACTGACCAGTCGAAGTTTCCGGGTTAAACAGCGCCACGgatttttgtgttatttgaaCCGTGCTCAATACGATCCTAAATTGCCAAACTATGTTAGTCCACTAAAATTAATAAGTGATTCGGATTCGAACTTTGCTGTTCACGTTGCTAAAGCTTCCGTTCAAGAATTCAATGATTTCTGTAAAACTGTGTGA
- the LOC124193508 gene encoding bone morphogenetic protein 7-like isoform X1, with product MKDFVFAFLFVASCTALSGFYYDNGVDQTVVHKHLNKREKKEMQSEILHLLGLEHRPRPVLMLPSKKKLEVDDGLSSAPRFLIDVYQSLTEEDSGELKLTPDLIEREFNVSDSDVHSMDEADIIMSFVNRGQHLHGIRHHHSFGRFWFDLSEVPAQTTVISAELRLYINLTMVQENMNTTEKADEEETEGKSQNFSITVYEIGLEDSLIYIDSMEIDSHQEGWVAVNVSVPLQKWLVNPEENFGLQLVCRLSTSGKQISAREVGLVGSHGNDKLQPFMVAFFRSSMPSTQKQLGQQLPVPPKELIDDEDFENDEVPKRSSRIRRQTPNNNKKRSKDNEEFGGWNPYADLDARLSRRSCQKKNLYVSFRDLGWQDWIIAPDGYAASYCNGECSFPLNAHMNASNHAIVQTLVHLMNPYRVPKPCCAPIKLSSISVLYFDDNSNVILKKYRNMVVKSCGCH from the exons ATGAAGGATTTCGTTTTTGCCTTTCTTTTCGTTGCTTCGTGTACTGCATTGTCTGGTTTTTACTATGACAATGGCGTCGATCAAACAGTGGTTCACAAGCATTTGAACAAAcgtgagaaaaaagaaatgcagagTGAAATACTGCATCTCTTGGGTTTAGAGCATCGTCCTCGACCCGTTTTGATGCTACCatccaaaaagaaacttgaggTGGATGATGGCCTTAGCTCTGCACCTCGATTTCTTATTGATGTGTACCAATCTCTTACGGAAGAAGATTCAGGAGAACTTAAACTGACTCCCGATCTGATTGAAAGGGAATTTAATGTTTCCGATTCAGATGTACACTCTATGGATGAAGCTGATATTATTATGAGCTTTGTTAACAGAG GACAGCACTTACATGGAATAAGACATCACCACAGTTTTGGCAGATTTTGGTTTGATCTTTCGGAAGTTCCAGCACAAACAACAGTGATATCTGCTGAACTAAGATTATACATCAACTTAACAATGGTTCAAGAAAATATGAATACTACTGAAAAagcagatgaagaagaaactgaaggaaaaagccaaaatttttctattactGTGTATGAAATTGGACTGGAAGATTCATTGATCTACATTGATTCAATGGAAATTGACAGCCATCAAGAAGGTTGGGTAGCAGTCAATGTGTCTGTGCCTCTTCAGAAATGGCTAGTGAATCCTGAAGAAAATTTCGGGCTTCAATTGGTGTGTCGTTTATCTACTTCAG GCAAACAAATTTCTGCCAGGGAAGTTGGACTAGTTGGGTCTCATGGCAATGACAAACTTCAACCTTTTATGGTAGCATTTTTTCGATCGTCGATGCCTTCAACCCAAAAGCAGCTTGGCCAACAATTGCCAGTTCCTCCCAAAGAACTAATTGACGATGAAGATTTTGAAAACGATGAAGTTCCAAAGAGAAGTAGCCGAATCAGAAGGCAAACTccaaacaataataaaaagcgcAGCAAAGATAACGAAGAGTTTGGAGGTTGGAATCCATATGCAG ATTTAGATGCCAGACTATCGAGGCGTAgctgtcaaaaaaagaatctctaCGTCAGTTTCCGTGATTTGGGATGGCAG GATTGGATTATTGCTCCCGATGGATATGCTGCTTCTTATTGCAATGGAGAGTGTTCGTTTCCATTGAACGCGCACATGAACGCTTCAAATCATGCCATTGTTCAAACGCTTGTTCATTTAATGAATCCGTATCGTGTTCCCAAGCCTTGTTGCGCACCGATCAAACTGTCCTCAATCTCGGTACTTTATTTCGATGACAATTCCAATgtcattttaaagaaatatc
- the LOC124193509 gene encoding endoplasmic reticulum-Golgi intermediate compartment protein 3-like isoform X1 yields the protein MIKNLGTAFKTIDAYPKTLEDFTIRTATGAMVTVFSSIIMAFLFVIEFRDFLSINVSEQLYVDTTRIPNMKINFDVTFPTISCSYLSVDAVDSSGEQQFGVEHNIFKQRLNLLGEPLQAAELEEINKTHNKTETSTEESASKPCNSCYGAKEGCCETCAEVREAYRQKNWAFRPEEFEQCRNEKNLTRDYSAFKEGCKLYGYLEVNRVSGSFHIAPGKSYAINHVHVHDVQPYSSEDFNVTHHINSLSFGTSLIGKENPLDGFLTTADKGAMMFQYYIKVVPTWYVKLDGEEFHTNQYSVTRHQKVVSSYGGESGVPGVFFTYEMSPLQISYKESKRSIGHFATDVCTIIGGVFTVAGIIDSLLYRSSKLLQQKLQLGKAT from the exons ATGATTAAGAATCTAGGAACTGcttttaaaacaattgatgCTTATCCAAAAACTTTAGAAGATTTTACAATAAGAACAGCAACTGGTGCTATGg TCACAGTTTTCAGCAGTATAATTATG GCCTTCCTATTTGTGATTGAATTTcgagattttctatcaataaATGTTTCAGAACAATTGTATGTGGATACAACTAGAATTCCAAACAtgaaaatcaactttgatgTCACATTTCCAACAATTTCTTGTTCAT acTTGAGTGTGGATGCTGTAGATTCATCTGGTGAACAGCAGTTTGGAGTTGAAcataacattttcaaacaaagaCTAAACTTGTTAGGGGAGCCTTTACAAGCTGCTGAATTAGAAGAGATTAACAAAACTcacaacaaaacagaaacatcCACGGAAGAATCAGCGTCAAAACCCTGTAATAGTTGTTATGGAGCTAAAGAAGGTTGTTGTGAAACATGTGCGGAAGTTCGGGAAGCTTACAGACAAAAA AACTGGGCTTTCAGACCGGAGGAATTCGAGCAGTGccgtaatgaaaaaaatttgacaagaGACTATTCTGCGTTTAAAGAAGGCTGCAAACTTTACGGTTATTTGGAAGTCAATAGAGTCAGTGGTTCATTTCACATTGCTCCAGGGAAAAGTTATGCTATTAACCATGTTCATG TGCATGATGTCCAACCTTATTCATCTGAAGATTTTAATGTCACACATCACATTAATTCACTATCATTTGGAACTTCTCTAATTGGAAAGGAAAACCCTCTAGATGGTTTCCTCACTACTGCAGACAAAG gaGCTATGATGTTTCAATATTACATCAAAGTTGTACCGAC ATGGTACGTCAAGCTGGACGGAGAGGAATTTCACACCAACCAATATTCTGTCACACGCCATCAAaag gttGTTTCGTCTTATGGGGGTGAAAGTGGAGTTCCAGGAGTGTTTTTTACTTATGAAATGAGCCCTTTACAAATTTCGTACAAGGAAAGTAAaag ATCGATCGGCCACTTTGCCACTGATGTATGTACAATTATCGGCGGAGTGTTTACTGTTGCCGGAATTATTGATTCCCTACTATACCGGTCTTCAAAACTTTTGCAACAAAAATTGCAACTGGGAAAAGCTACATGA
- the LOC124193511 gene encoding reactive oxygen species modulator 1-like: MPMPVGGGYQQGQQQSCFDKMKVGFIMGFSIGMATGALFGGFGALRQGLRGRELINTVGKIMVQGGGTFGTFMAIGTGIRC, encoded by the exons ATGCCTATGCCCGTAGGAGGTGGATACCAACAAGGCCAGCAACAGAGCTGCTTTGACAAAATGAAGGTTGGCTTCATAATGGGTTTCAGTATTGGCATGGCAACTGGAGCTCTATTTGGTGGTTTTGGAGCACTAAG ACAAGGACTGAGAGGGAGAGAACTGATCAACACTGTTGGGAAAATCATGGTCCAAGGTGGAGGTACATTCGGTACATTCATGGCTATTGGAACAGGAATAAGATGCTGA
- the LOC124193509 gene encoding endoplasmic reticulum-Golgi intermediate compartment protein 3-like isoform X2: protein MAFLFVIEFRDFLSINVSEQLYVDTTRIPNMKINFDVTFPTISCSYLSVDAVDSSGEQQFGVEHNIFKQRLNLLGEPLQAAELEEINKTHNKTETSTEESASKPCNSCYGAKEGCCETCAEVREAYRQKNWAFRPEEFEQCRNEKNLTRDYSAFKEGCKLYGYLEVNRVSGSFHIAPGKSYAINHVHVHDVQPYSSEDFNVTHHINSLSFGTSLIGKENPLDGFLTTADKGAMMFQYYIKVVPTWYVKLDGEEFHTNQYSVTRHQKVVSSYGGESGVPGVFFTYEMSPLQISYKESKRSIGHFATDVCTIIGGVFTVAGIIDSLLYRSSKLLQQKLQLGKAT, encoded by the exons ATG GCCTTCCTATTTGTGATTGAATTTcgagattttctatcaataaATGTTTCAGAACAATTGTATGTGGATACAACTAGAATTCCAAACAtgaaaatcaactttgatgTCACATTTCCAACAATTTCTTGTTCAT acTTGAGTGTGGATGCTGTAGATTCATCTGGTGAACAGCAGTTTGGAGTTGAAcataacattttcaaacaaagaCTAAACTTGTTAGGGGAGCCTTTACAAGCTGCTGAATTAGAAGAGATTAACAAAACTcacaacaaaacagaaacatcCACGGAAGAATCAGCGTCAAAACCCTGTAATAGTTGTTATGGAGCTAAAGAAGGTTGTTGTGAAACATGTGCGGAAGTTCGGGAAGCTTACAGACAAAAA AACTGGGCTTTCAGACCGGAGGAATTCGAGCAGTGccgtaatgaaaaaaatttgacaagaGACTATTCTGCGTTTAAAGAAGGCTGCAAACTTTACGGTTATTTGGAAGTCAATAGAGTCAGTGGTTCATTTCACATTGCTCCAGGGAAAAGTTATGCTATTAACCATGTTCATG TGCATGATGTCCAACCTTATTCATCTGAAGATTTTAATGTCACACATCACATTAATTCACTATCATTTGGAACTTCTCTAATTGGAAAGGAAAACCCTCTAGATGGTTTCCTCACTACTGCAGACAAAG gaGCTATGATGTTTCAATATTACATCAAAGTTGTACCGAC ATGGTACGTCAAGCTGGACGGAGAGGAATTTCACACCAACCAATATTCTGTCACACGCCATCAAaag gttGTTTCGTCTTATGGGGGTGAAAGTGGAGTTCCAGGAGTGTTTTTTACTTATGAAATGAGCCCTTTACAAATTTCGTACAAGGAAAGTAAaag ATCGATCGGCCACTTTGCCACTGATGTATGTACAATTATCGGCGGAGTGTTTACTGTTGCCGGAATTATTGATTCCCTACTATACCGGTCTTCAAAACTTTTGCAACAAAAATTGCAACTGGGAAAAGCTACATGA
- the LOC124193508 gene encoding bone morphogenetic protein 7-like isoform X2, producing the protein MKDFVFAFLFVASCTALSGFYYDNGVDQTVVHKHLNKREKKEMQSEILHLLGLEHRPRPVLMLPSKKKLEVDDGLSSAPRFLIDVYQSLTEEDSGELKLTPDLIEREFNVSDSDVHSMDEADIIMSFVNRGQHLHGIRHHHSFGRFWFDLSEVPAQTTVISAELRLYINLTMVQENMNTTEKADEEETEGKSQNFSITVYEIGLEDSLIYIDSMEIDSHQEGWVAVNVSVPLQKWLVNPEENFGLQLVCRLSTSGKQISAREVGLVGSHGNDKLQPFMVAFFRSSMPSTQKQLGQQLPVPPKELIDDEDFENDEVPKRSSRIRRQTPNNNKKRSKDNEEFGGWNPYADARLSRRSCQKKNLYVSFRDLGWQDWIIAPDGYAASYCNGECSFPLNAHMNASNHAIVQTLVHLMNPYRVPKPCCAPIKLSSISVLYFDDNSNVILKKYRNMVVKSCGCH; encoded by the exons ATGAAGGATTTCGTTTTTGCCTTTCTTTTCGTTGCTTCGTGTACTGCATTGTCTGGTTTTTACTATGACAATGGCGTCGATCAAACAGTGGTTCACAAGCATTTGAACAAAcgtgagaaaaaagaaatgcagagTGAAATACTGCATCTCTTGGGTTTAGAGCATCGTCCTCGACCCGTTTTGATGCTACCatccaaaaagaaacttgaggTGGATGATGGCCTTAGCTCTGCACCTCGATTTCTTATTGATGTGTACCAATCTCTTACGGAAGAAGATTCAGGAGAACTTAAACTGACTCCCGATCTGATTGAAAGGGAATTTAATGTTTCCGATTCAGATGTACACTCTATGGATGAAGCTGATATTATTATGAGCTTTGTTAACAGAG GACAGCACTTACATGGAATAAGACATCACCACAGTTTTGGCAGATTTTGGTTTGATCTTTCGGAAGTTCCAGCACAAACAACAGTGATATCTGCTGAACTAAGATTATACATCAACTTAACAATGGTTCAAGAAAATATGAATACTACTGAAAAagcagatgaagaagaaactgaaggaaaaagccaaaatttttctattactGTGTATGAAATTGGACTGGAAGATTCATTGATCTACATTGATTCAATGGAAATTGACAGCCATCAAGAAGGTTGGGTAGCAGTCAATGTGTCTGTGCCTCTTCAGAAATGGCTAGTGAATCCTGAAGAAAATTTCGGGCTTCAATTGGTGTGTCGTTTATCTACTTCAG GCAAACAAATTTCTGCCAGGGAAGTTGGACTAGTTGGGTCTCATGGCAATGACAAACTTCAACCTTTTATGGTAGCATTTTTTCGATCGTCGATGCCTTCAACCCAAAAGCAGCTTGGCCAACAATTGCCAGTTCCTCCCAAAGAACTAATTGACGATGAAGATTTTGAAAACGATGAAGTTCCAAAGAGAAGTAGCCGAATCAGAAGGCAAACTccaaacaataataaaaagcgcAGCAAAGATAACGAAGAGTTTGGAGGTTGGAATCCATATGCAG ATGCCAGACTATCGAGGCGTAgctgtcaaaaaaagaatctctaCGTCAGTTTCCGTGATTTGGGATGGCAG GATTGGATTATTGCTCCCGATGGATATGCTGCTTCTTATTGCAATGGAGAGTGTTCGTTTCCATTGAACGCGCACATGAACGCTTCAAATCATGCCATTGTTCAAACGCTTGTTCATTTAATGAATCCGTATCGTGTTCCCAAGCCTTGTTGCGCACCGATCAAACTGTCCTCAATCTCGGTACTTTATTTCGATGACAATTCCAATgtcattttaaagaaatatc